Below is a window of Ctenopharyngodon idella isolate HZGC_01 chromosome 7, HZGC01, whole genome shotgun sequence DNA.
ACATTCACGTTAAGTAATAAGTTGTTTCTGCTTCTAAATAAACGTTAAAATACAGAAACTCCAGCGTGCGTAGATAAAAAGCTTATTAAATTACTCACAATATTTCAGTGGGGGATGGTAGTTGTCGATGGGTGTGATTAACATTTCAAGCTTCTGATTGGCTCGCCTACAAGTCAAGGAACGTTTAAAGTGGCCAATGAAATCGTTCTATGGGTTGGGCCACAAAGACTCAAATCACAGAAGGCCGTTCTTCCCTTTTGAAATTAGCATAGAGTAGTGTACAAAAACCCGCCTCTAACACtacagttttattgttttttgtgtgtctcTGAACGAAGCATTATGCCTGAACCAGCGAAATCCGCCCCCAAGAAGGGTTCAAAGAAGGCCGTCACTAAAACTGCCGGCAAGGGAGGAAAGAAGCGCAAGAGGTCCAGGAAGGAGAGTTACGCTATCTACGTGTACAAAGTCCTGAAACAGGTTCATCCCGACACCGGAATCTCCTCCAAGGCGATGGGAATCATGAACTCTTTCGTCAACGACATCTTCGAGCGCATCGCCGGTGAAGCGTCTCGTCTCGCTCACTACAACAAGCGCTCCACCATCACATCGAGAGAGATCCAGACCGCCGTGCGTCTGCTGCTGCCCGGTGAACTGGCCAAACACGCCGTGTCTGAGGGCACAAAGGCTGTGACCAAATACACCAGCTCAAAATAAAGCGATGTCTGATCTGATCAGCGAACtcaaaggctcttttaagagccacccatGTTGTCTTTCAAAAGAGCCTTGATCTTACACTGTTGTCAAATAAAAGTGAAGGAACTGTTATCAGTTCCTCACTGTTTATTGCTGTTAAGCATCAGTCTGGTTTAGTAAATGAATTAGAATatatggttgcacttttttacAGTACGTGTTTATAGTGTacttaccaaaaaaaaaaaaaaaaaaaaaaaaaagactgggTAATATGAGGTAACTATGTAGCTGgttcattataaaatgtaattaatatagttaactaacttaatttatttttttgtgatctcatATTTGTGTTTTGAGTTACAATATGACACAATGTACATAATTCTAGTGGGAACCATTCATGCagaatattgttttatatgggGCACATATTGGTGACTCACGTGATGCCTCGTGAGATATGCGAACAGCGCCATCTTTAGAAGCACATTTGCCACTGACGGGGTCGGTTGTGCTTTCTTTCGCTCTTCAAACGAGAGTGCTGCTTTCTCCGTGCTGTGTGGGCAGACTGAAGGGgaagacgtgtgtgtgtgtgtgtatccccCCAAAAATAATCATTGTGCTTTGTGTTTCTGCAAGCCTGTTTCTTCAGAATAAACATCCTGAGACGTCTTCCATCATTGTTGTCTTGCCATTGAGAATAACAAAACACAACCAGAGTAAAACTGCTACAACTagttaggggtaggttcagggggacctagttattacccagttattgtaattactgtaataattacattgtatgtacatggggaacaggactgtaaaataaagtgctactgaATATATAGATGTTTTATGACTGATGGGAGGAATTTTAGAACAGATAGTAGAAAAACTAAATTTTGATTGATTGTCCGTGTTATTCCAAGTAatcgttttatttattttaaaaagagtaaGATGAAATGTATTGATTCTAACAACATTTGGTATTCagcaaatgtggttttaaaatgcaaaacattttcaacatttagcTTTGAATATTGTTTTTCTTCTGCACAATCAGCTCTTTAGAAAGCCCTTATGAGACAGCAGCGATTCTCATCTGATTCTGAAGCTCTGATTCTGAAGCTCTGATCCATCTGCTCCTGAAAATCCTCTCAGCACTACTGTTGAACTTGCAGCTGtagaggatgatgatgatgatgatgatgatgatgtgaaACTTGTGCTCCAGTAGTGCTGGGATTTACAGACATGATCATGTCAACATTCACATCTTCCCCCTCATGAATCACAAACCACAGATCAGATTTCCACTGAGAGTAACGTGTGTTGTACGAGACATTAGTGTTCATTAGTTTAGAAGAAGTTTACTGAAGTGAGAAGCCTTGACCATGATGTTCCATGAGAGAACATTCTAGTGTATACTATTTGataattgttattttatcttAGAAATCTGTTCATGCTTTTGCATGTATTTTCTTTCAATCATGTTTGGGTCATTAAAAACCCCTGGACTATTCAGACATTTCAAATAATCAGTCAAGtgactgaaaaacaaacagttCTTCCAAGGTCCAAGTTcagagtaaaataaataaaaaatcatgtgGTTTATTTGAACATGGTCAATatttgtgtgaaatgttttcaataaacattaaacaaatgttaatttaagtaatttattgATTAGTCTGATAGTTTAAGCCTTGTCATATTTATAGAACAGTTGTTGAAGTTCTGCTCTCTTAAAATGACACAATGAACCTGCTGTTCTTCATATTTAATACAGTTTTAATCTATCAGATATTAGTGACGTCTCTGCTCCGCTTTTACTGACAATCAAGTTCATGTTTGTGAGAAACATCTGAAATCTCATCACAGTggaaaaaacatttctcatgCTGTTATAACGGCTgtcaaatatgttttatttagtagtTTTGTTCGTCCCTGAGAGTCTTTAAAGGGAAACTATCAACAAAGAATATGAATGATGAAAtgctttcaaaatatttaatttcaaaaattgcaaaaaaaaaaaaaataataataataataatttcagcagttatttgtTTATACAGAACATacagaataaaacatttttactaaTTACTCAAACAATGATCTAGAACAGGCATCAGTATCACTGTCAAGCTTTCACTATTGGAAGAAAAGAATAACAACACAAACAtgacaaatatattacaaattacaaacCGCAAAATTTTCAAACCGTGTTTaaggaaaaataaatgctgACAGAACATTCAAACATGTTGACAGaattaacagtatttttaaacatgttaatatCAGATTCAATTTTCTTCTTCTGTTACGGCGTACTGACTTTGGTCTTCAGCAGATGAAACTGTGAAATAAATTATTGCTTCAATGAATGACCATCATCTGTTGAAAATATTGATCTATATAAAAAGACAAACAATATGGTATGTCTGTCCATGAGGGAATATGTGCATTGATTGGGGAAAAGACAAAGAGAGCGTGgaaaatgtatgtgtgtattatatttgctttattttatttatatatttcttttaaaagataTTCTTAAATACATCATactatttaatatattcttCTTGATCTGTCATTTCAACATATAATGTTTGTCTTATATGAAATAACAAAAGTGATTAATTAATCGGCTCATATTCCTTAAAAATCACATGTTGGATTATTTAAGGCTGAGGTCCTCCATTTCTGGTATTAAGAGCAAACAGACTTCAAAACAGAAATTCagaattctgacattataataataacaagaaaCATGGAATGTAAGAGCTTTGTCCACTGGCTGCTCAACTGGATTCAGAGAAATTGTTCTTTCAACCAAACTAAAAGGAGTGACTCAGGGCAGAGATTCACAGGCACAATCAAATCTATAAAAATCAGGAAAGTTTACATTTGGTTAAAAATCCAAAAAGATATGGTCTCTCCACAGACCgtcacatacaggtgctggtcatataattagaatatcatcaaaaagttcattttttttattataaatatttttaaaaatgaaactttcatatattctagattccctacatgtaaagtaaaacatttcaaaagtttttttttaaattttgatgattagagcatacagctcatgaaagtccaaaatccagtatttcaaaatattagaatatttcctaagatcaattaaaaaatggatttgcaaaacagaaaagttcaagttctttaaagtatgttcttttgtgcactcaatacttgatcggcaggacatattacagcaaatgacttgctcctagcacaaattactgcatcagtgaagtgtggcatggaagtgatcagcctgtggcactgctgaggcactattgagccttcagatcatctgtatattgttggatcgactgtttctcatctttctcttgaaaatatcccatagattcaggtcaggcatattggctggccaataaagcacaataatatcatggtcagcaaaccacttggaagtggtttttgcactgtgggcagatgctaaagtcctgctggaaaaggaaatcagcatctccataaagcttgtcagcagatggaagcataaagtgctccaaaatctcctggaagatggctgcattgactttgcacttgataaaatacaatggaccaacaccagcagatgtcacagcccccccaaatcattattgacttcagaaacttcacactagacttcaagcagcttggattctgtgcctctccagtcttccttcagactctgggaccatgatttcaacatgaaatgcaaaatttacttttatctgaaaagaggactttcgaccactgttcactgtccagttctttttctccttagcccaggtaagatgcttctgatgttgtctctggttcagaagtggcttggtagtccttttcctgaagatgtctgagtgtggtgactcttgatgcgctgactccggcttcattctactcattgtgaagctctcccaagtgtttgaatcggctttacttgacagtattctcaagcttgcggtcatccctgttgcttgtgcacctttgcctacccaatttcttccttccagtcaactttgcatttaatatgctttgatacatcactctgtaaacagccaccccattcagtaatgaccttccgTGACCtcctctctttgtggagggtgtcaatgattgtctcctggaccattgccaagtcagcagtcttccccattagtgtggtttcaaagaacaaaagatacccagaatttatactgtagggatggtcatataatgaaactcaaatgtaaatattctaatattttgagatactggatttttgactttcattagctgtacgctctaatcaacaaattaaaaaaaaaaaaacttttgaaatgttttactttacatgtagggaatctagaatatatgaaagtttcattttttaaaataatttgcaataaaaaaatgaactttttcacgatattctaattatatgaccagcacctgtattctTGTGTGATACATATTTACCCCTGCGGCTGAATCTCCCTATTACAATGAAGAAACCTTTTCCATCCTGCAAGATGAGATCTTCCATTTCCAGACAAAAGGAAATGTGTTAAATCAAAGAGAGATCAGACAGAAGTTTTACCTCTCGCTCTGTAACATTTGTAAAGCATCACGACTGTCGCTAACAGATACGGACAAGCTGCCAGAAGAAAACTGAGGATGTTGAAGACAGAAATCTGACCTGAACGTGACActgaaaaacagaaacacaagaacattATTGAGCAACATTACGGAGCTCTTATGGGCTTCAAAAAGTTTCTTGAGGAAGTTGTGAGCGAATACAAAAGCTTTGaaatatttctactccaatctCATATTATTCCACCACCATGGCGCTCtgtattaaagagatagttcattcaaaaaataataTTCTGTCAAAATTTACTGCAACTTTATGTTGTTCaagcctgtatgaatttctttcttcttttttcactttcattctatggacaaaaacacagatacatttttcccaaatatcttcttttatgttccacagaagaaagaaagtcatgagggtgagtaaatgatgacagaatagtatattaatataagttattcattttaatgtttaaggggtaagaaaaaaaaaagattctcctcttctgatcaaaaatgacactgACCACATATGAGCACAATCAAAATCATTCTTtttcaaatgaagaaaaaaaataaaacactcttGATTTCATTGAATTGTGAGATGTTGTTGTTTATAAGGTGTTGATTTCACTATTTAGTATATTTTGCAAATGATTTTTGAGTTTTGTAAAacaataaacactgatgtcaatAATTGATTGTTTTCCAGCAGAAATAAGAGTCAGAGACTCGTATATAATA
It encodes the following:
- the LOC127515328 gene encoding histone H2B-like is translated as MPEPAKSAPKKGSKKAVTKTAGKGGKKRKRSRKESYAIYVYKVLKQVHPDTGISSKAMGIMNSFVNDIFERIAGEASRLAHYNKRSTITSREIQTAVRLLLPGELAKHAVSEGTKAVTKYTSSK